AGAAATGatgtgttattttaaaaaattaaaaaaatattattttaaaatatttttaaataaaaattatttcaaactgTAATTATTACTACAATTCCAAACAGGTATAAAGAGATATACCTCTGGCACAGAGAGTTGTAATCGGAACTTGGGGCCATCGTAGTGGTATAAAATTGGTCTGAAAGCATCCTCTTCCAATGGCTTGCATTTCTTCTTGAATCCAATTCTAACCTGAAATGAATAAACACTTTCAGCGTAGATTGTTCAGAGCACTCATTGCAACTCCTACAATTTTACCTGAGCTGGAAATCTTGATTCCCCTTTACACTTCTTGTCTTCCCAAGCAGTTGGTTCTATGTTTGACCCGCCGAAACTCACAGCCTTCATAATTGAAGAGATACATATGCACCGAAAGGGAAAAAAGACATTGCAGCTGTAAGATCTTTTGCAAGACTATATGGGTGAAGGATTTGTCGTTGTGTCGAGGCTTACCTGGAACACTCCATGCAGCTGATGGCATGTGTAGTTATAAAGGAAAAGGGGCAAGCCTGGTGTTATGGCCCTGACAGAGTCCCTGTACTTGTGCGGAAGCCCTGCAGAAAGGATTGGAAGTCCATCGTTATATTCATTTCTTAAGACCATCCGACTCGCCATAGCTTCAAAAACATGTTTGCAGTAGTTGCATACTATAAAGTAAAGATCGAAGGAGGAGTTCTGTTAAACAGAAAGATTGTGAGAGATTACCGAAGAGCTGGCGCCGGAGGTCCTCTTGCATAGTCTCGTTGTTGCACACGAAGATGTAACCTCCCATGACTTCATTTCTTGGCAGCAGTTCAGCTGGGGGAAGTGTCTTGTAGCTGTACCACTTGGAATTACCAAGCTGTTCCTGCTGTCTATCAAAAGGGTATTGTTTCATTTTAGCTGCCGGATTTCTCACAGATATGTCAGTACTGAATAGAGATTTCCTGTAGCAACCATCTTCATTTGCGCATTGATTTTCCTCCATCTTTCTCAATTGACTATCAAAAGCAAGCCTTGATGCAACTGTTCTCCATCCTTGCAGCTCATTCGTGGAAGCAATGCCATGCTGGGGTTGCCACAATGAGCTTCCAGTACTGACATTATTCTTGATTATTGAcattttgagtttgaaaaacGATTTTGTACGAACATGGAACACCTATTTAAGGACTCTTGTCGGCAATATATACTTGCTTAGTTTGGTTTCAATACGTCATCTGCTTTCGGTTTTGTGggatctcttttcttttcacttttgtCTCTCTCCTTaacatttgaatcaaatagtcCGCCATTGCCTTCTATCGTAAAGTTGTTTAAATCACTGTGAAGTATAATGAGATTTTGAAATCCTTATTCTAGTCCTGGCCCACAGAATTGAGTACATGTACAATTAAGCTCCTTTTATTATTTGAGTTACAACTTCTATTGATGTAGATATGTATTAGTTAAACCCATACAACGCTTTGGGTCgaaacaaaagttttttttttttttacattgcaaAAATAAGAATACGCAGGCGTCAGTGATGTATTTTCTAGTGGCAAGATAATTGTTTAGTTAAAGACAAGATGACATGCaatgtaaaaaattatcttgcCACTAGAAAATACAtgtatttgatagtgttataattgtgaatcagtgctagataagtaataaaaattaaaggtatgatggagcaaatatttcatgatgaaaaaaaaaattgtgttggtgatccaaaacttagagactgaacaaaatgatttgtagtaatttacaatgttttgtgagaaaagataaagtgttttcgccacatgatttagcttttcagttaataaaaagaaaaaaaaattacaaagctaaattctctaccaacttaatattttaaaaaaaccaacaaagataattttggaaggaaaaaaacccatgagaaaaaacgttgcagcaattgacaatgttttgtgaggaaaactataacgcttttcccaaataaaataaaataaaaaaccatttagagaaatattgtagcaatccacagtgttttgtgagaaaaactacaacgctttcctcatatgatttagttttattgtaattataattcttaaccaactcaatatttaaaaaaaatcgacaaagataatttaaaaaaaaatcataaaaaaatcacatggaaaaacactgcaacaattcacagtattttaaagaaaaaaattataaagctaaattcttaatcagctcaatattaaaaaaaatgtacaaatacaattttaaaaaataaagaaataaaatagaaaaactaagtggaaaaacatcatagcaatccatagtattttaaagaaaaaaattacaaagcaaaaatttttaaaggtaaaatcaacaaaaataattttagaaaaaaaatgaaaaaaaaagaaaaaataagaaagttgaaaaaacaatttgaaaaaaaacgaaaaagaaaaaagaaaaaaaaaggaaaagctataaaaaaaaaaaagaaaagggagaagaatcactgtggattactgttgtaatccacagtgttttgtgtgtgGGGGAACAGTAAATTCCCCACACGGTTTAGTATATTAGTTAATTATTAGGAAACTTGAGTGATTtagttttatatgaaattttaaggtaaaaaaactGGCTTgtgattagaaaatatattagcaCTTTTAACACGTTTTACATGAGGTAAATTGTATTAATTAGTCTAGATGTAGCTTAAAAATTATTGACGAGTTTCTAATCAATGGTCCATTTAAGATTTAGAATAAAgatttattcatataaataaatctgACATTTAAAACTTATTATAAGCATGCATgcccaaataaatttttatggaaAGAATTCATGTAGGTGCCCTGACAGGGTTTACTTATCCTGAAAGGCAAAAGAGTTTTTCACAAATTGTATGTTGTGATGAAAAATACTCATAATTAAAACTGGCGAATAcccaaaataattttgaaaattttcaagtcAACTTCTAGTGTTTAAATGTCAACCTACTTGTAGATTAAACATTTATATCACAATGTTAActattaattctcatgaattaaaatttttaggggttattgaaatattggtcaagtTCTCATGGATTCAATCTActggttattaaatccaaaaatacatgcaaagatattttttgaattttttttatataaaaaatgttaaatcataccatatatttatatatttttttaagcaaaatatgattatttttttttcttttaagagacTTGGTTGAATGcacaccaaataaaatatatttttgaaatgagaaatctttgtcataatttttatttttattttgacaaaacacgggtattttaatactaggtCAACATCTTACAGTGTAAGTTTACAACATCAATATTAAATAcaattgtttgaaaaatatgtGAGGGgcccacaaataattttaaattagtccttgaaatttttttaaaaaattgttaggAATTTATTTGGTGCATGTAtggaaaaaactatttttattcaaaacaaaactgcCAAAATAGACTTAAAGATATGTTTGTCAAAGGACCCCTTAGGCCAACAATtcctcaacaaaaaaaagtaatcaatcAAACAAAGCCTTAGTACCTGACCCAAACAAAACCAATCAGGTTGACTCGAAAATACTGGTTCAAccttgaaccgaaccgaaaaccaTGATTTAACTcgaaactaaaacaaaacaaacaattaaaccaaaaacaaatcaaaactaaaatacataaaaacataattttttttgacaaatatagattaaacaccaagaacatgaaaaacacGATAAACATTCAAACCAAAACCCAACATACACAAATCATAAACCAGACAAGTTTTCATATAATCAAGGGCAATGTTTTGTCCGTAATCATGCGTAGATCAAAAACCAAGcattcattttcttcaattaaaactaaaaaaccatgattttgatcaaaatttgtttgagcaattgaaaaaaaccctagaatttaaatgtatgaatacgTGTTATTGATGCGTTTTAATCCTGAATTATTTGCTAAACATGATAAGGTAACATCTTTGTGCTAATAATTAACCCAAAATAACTCCAAAACAAGAGGCTATGGCAAAGTTTATACGAAGAACATGAACCTAGAATTTGAAGAATATCTAGAAATTGAAGAACTATTGCCAAAACCTAGATTTAGCCTTGCAGACCTCTACACACACTGCTTTTGGTCCTTATAAACAATATTACCAATACCAAGTATAATTAAATCTAAAGAACTaacaaataacattaaattatcaataacttgtataaaagtttcaatttctaaaattgcTAAATCTTATCTAACCTACATATCTATGCaatttggatttaaaattaGAGTCCTAAACATATTGTCATGAATAAGCCTTGTAAACCCGATTAACAATATTGCTTTACAATGcattaatcaaacaaaacaaacaaacaaacattattttttcaactaaCCTAACTAGAAAGCCTTTATCACATTATAAACATCAAACACAccctaaaaacaaacattaaaacatagaattaaaatcacaaaaaaaaagcacaaccCTTGCTCTTTAAGCATCATCCTAtttacaaaacataaaatacagaCCAAATGACAACCAAAATATCCTCAAGTAAGCCATATAAACTCCACTTTTAGGTTAGAAAATATATCTTTGAAATCCTAGAAGTTATACTTCCTTCTTTACTCTTCTTTGTAAAGTTTTGCTTCCACAAACTTAGTGCCCTTTCAAAACTAAATCAACCCTTATGTTAGGCTTGTAAACCCTCACAACTAGGGTATTTTATAAAtgtttctctcctctttttctCTCCTATTTTTCCTCCTTATTGGCTCTGATTTTAAGGggttatttatagggttttgctaggtttttttttgttagattcaATCAAAGATTAATCACGATTGATCAATATTGGCCCAATGAACAGAATGGAAGGGTTTTGGACAAAAATAACCAGCTGCAAGCTCTATATTAGGCTAATTTTATAGtggtggttttggttttgggaaTTGTAGTGGTTTTGCCAAATTTAGAGTCCAAAAAAAGATTGGGTTAACTACTTTCGAGGCCTTGTCGAAGCAACTTAGATTTTAACATTGCCTGAGACCACCTGAAGTTGGTAAAAGAGGTGCACaccttttatttgaatttaacaTTGCTCAATTTTGAGGTCTGTAACTTCACATTCATTCATTCAAAGGTGCCATCTCGATCAGttaacaatttgaaaatataaggaA
This genomic interval from Populus nigra chromosome 11, ddPopNigr1.1, whole genome shotgun sequence contains the following:
- the LOC133668835 gene encoding B2 protein-like, which encodes MSIIKNNVSTGSSLWQPQHGIASTNELQGWRTVASRLAFDSQLRKMEENQCANEDGCYRKSLFSTDISVRNPAAKMKQYPFDRQQEQLGNSKWYSYKTLPPAELLPRNEVMGGYIFVCNNETMQEDLRRQLFGLPHKYRDSVRAITPGLPLFLYNYTCHQLHGVFQAVSFGGSNIEPTAWEDKKCKGESRFPAQVRIGFKKKCKPLEEDAFRPILYHYDGPKFRLQLSVPEALALLDLFNQKEL